In one Macaca nemestrina isolate mMacNem1 chromosome 2, mMacNem.hap1, whole genome shotgun sequence genomic region, the following are encoded:
- the LOC105470824 gene encoding transcription factor HES-1 codes for MPADIMEKNSSSPVAATPASVNTTPDKPKTASEHRKSSKPIMEKRRRARINESLSQLKTLILDALKKDSSRHSKLEKADILEMTVKHLRNLQRAQMTAALSTDPSVLGKYRAGFSECMNEVTRFLSTCEGVNTEVRTRLLGHLANCMTQINAMTYPGQPHPALQAPPPPPPGPGGPQHAPFAPPPPLVPIPGGAAPPPGGAPCKLGSQAGEAAKVFGGFQVVPAPDGQFAFLIPNGAFAHSGPVIPVYTSNSGTSVGPNAVSPSSGPSLTADSMWRPWRN; via the exons atgccaGCTGATATAATGGAGAAAAATTCCTCGTCCCCGGTGGCTGCTACCCCAGCCAGTGTCAACACGACACCGGATAAACCAAAGACAGCATCTGAGCACAGAAAG tcATCAAAGCCTATCATGGAGAAAAGACGAAGAGCAAGAATAAATGAAAGTCTGAGCCAGCTGAAAACACTGATTTTGGATGCTCTTAAGAAAGAT AGCTCGCGGCATTCCAAGCTGGAGAAGGCGGACATTCTGGAAATGACAGTGAAGCACCTCCGGAACCTGCAGCGGGCGCAGATGACGG CTGCGCTGAGCACAGACCCAAGCGTGCTGGGGAAGTACCGCGCTGGCTTCAGCGAGTGCATGAACGAGGTGACCCGCTTCCTGTCCACGTGCGAGGGCGTTAATACCGAGGTGCGCACTCGGCTGCTCGGCCACCTGGCCAACTGCATGACCCAGATCAATGCCATGACCTACCCCGGGCAGCCGCACCCCGCCTTGCaggcgccgccgccgcccccaccAGGACCCGGCGGCCCCCAGCACGCGCCGttcgcgccgccgccgccgctcgtGCCCATCCCCGGGGGCGCGGCGCCCCCTCCCGGCGGCGCACCCTGCAAGCTGGGCAGCCAGGCTGGAGAGGCAGCTAAGGTGTTTGGAGGCTTCCAGGTGGTACCGGCTCCCGATGGCCAGTTTGCTTTCCTCATTCCCAACGGGGCCTTCGCTCACAGCGGCCCTGTCATCCCGGTCTACACCAGCAACAGCGGCACCTCCGTGGGCCCCAACGCAGTGTCACCTTCCAGCGGCCCCTCGCTTACGGCGGACTCCATGTGGAGGCCGTGGCGGAACTGA